The Rhododendron vialii isolate Sample 1 chromosome 6a, ASM3025357v1 genome includes a window with the following:
- the LOC131329053 gene encoding uncharacterized protein LOC131329053 isoform X3 → MAPQRVVIKVALKGKKSRSKIWEIVGKVPGVESVAFEGLDKNHVVVIGNGIDSVELTMLLRKKVGSSELVSVGPMEYGGEGNMQIPIWGYSSYQNPYGYGPGHGYEVSNQNLYAYARNQNPYAYGSVHGYETGNPYADGPGHGYERRNENSGGCSIM, encoded by the exons ATGGCGCCGCAGAGGGTAGTCATTAAAGTAGCCCTGAAGGGAAAAAAGTCTCGTTCCAAAATCTGGGAGATTGTTGGTAAAGTTCCAG GGGTAGAATCAGTAGCTTTTGAAGGGCTGGACAAGAACCACGTGGTGGTGATCGGAAATGGGATTGACTCGGTGGAGCTGACGATGTTGCTGAGAAAGAAAGTGGGATCTTCCGAGCTAGTGAGCGTGGGTCCGATGGAGTACGGCGGCGAGGGCAACATGCAGATTCCAATATGGGGGTATTCCTCTTACCAAAACCCATATGGATATGGACCGGGCCATGGGTATGAAGTGAGTAACCAAAACCTGTATGCGTATGCTAGGAACCAAAACCCGTATGCATATGGATCGGTTCATGGTTATGAGACTGGGAACCCTTATGCAGATGGACCGGGTCATGGGTATGAGAGAAGGAACGAGAACTCAGGCGGTTGTTCCATCATgtga